In Kordiimonas sp. SCSIO 12610, the sequence AAGAAAAGCAACCCAGCTTGTTTTGAAAAAGCAATATTGGGGCACATAGCAATTAAAAATATGAAATAGGAAATGGCACATATGTCAGATAACGATCAATCCTTGTGGGATACTAGCGCACCAATCCATATTGCGAAAACAGGCGCGATTGGATGGATATATATTAACCGGCCTGAAAAATATAACGCGCTTAAAATCAGTATGTGGCAACAAATCCCTGCCTGTGTCGCAGCGCTTGATAATGACCATGATGTACGCGCGATCATCATAACAGGTTTGGGCGGTAAGGCGTTTTCGACCGGGGCTGATATCGGTGATATTGGTGCGGGCGTTGGTAACCCAGATATTCAGGAAGTTAACCGCCTCGCCATCCGGAACGGGCAGCGCGCGCTCGCGCGTGCGCGAAAACCCGTGATTGCTATGATTGATGGCCTGTGTATCGGTGGTGGATGCGGCCTCGCAATCCACTGTGATGTGCGGTTTGCGAGCGAACGATCCCGCTTCGCTATAACGCCAGCAAAACTTGGGATCGTTTATCCCTTAAATGACACGAAAGAACTCGTTGACCTCGTGGGGCCCGCCCGCGCGAAGATGCTTCTGTTTTCTGCCGATCAGATCGATGCCCAAAAAGCCCAGGAAATTGGGTTGATTGACGAATTGATCCCAGAAGAAGGCCTAAGGGCCAGTGTTCTTGCCTTTGCAGGGCGTATCTCTGAGCTATCGGCGTTTTCCATCCAACATATGAAAGCAAATATTCAGGCAATTCTGGATGGTCAGATTGATGATGACGAGCGAACATCCAATCTGTTCAATGACGCACATGACGCTGATGACGGGCTGGAGGGCTTCCGCGCATACTCGGAAAAACGAAAACCCGACTTTAAATGGAACGGGTAGGGTTTAGCCCTTCTAACATTCTCGCAATGGTTATGATTTTGCGCTCGGACAGGATGTTTCCCATTATCTGAAGGCCGAAGGGCATGGCGTTCTCTGATGAAAGGCCAAAGGGAATGCTGATGGCGGGCATGCCTGCGAAATTGGCGGGGGCCGTATAATCATACATGCCTTTTGGCGCTTGTTCGCTTGCACCGAATGTACTTACGGGTGTTGTAGGGGTGATAATGGCGTCGAGTGGCATCATGGCTTCGTCCACACTGTCGCCCATGCGCGCGATTGCCGTCATAGCCTTTAACTTGATGTTGTCGCCCGCTTTCATGCCCCATTCGATCATGCCCTTGAAGCGTTCGCTGAAAGCATCCGGCGTTTCATGGTACATGGCGCCGTGAAACTCTGCCATTTCAATTTCGCAGATTTCAAATGCTGCCTTGCGGGCAATATCAATATCATAATTTCTGAAATTCATAGGTTGAATAAGGGCTCCAAGATCCTTAAGTTTCTGCACTGCCGTTTCGAAGTTGTGAAACACTTCGTCCGACAGGGCAGGGCAATTTGGAATGAAATCATAAGGAACACCGATTTTCATGCCCTTTATATCATTTGGTAGCTTGTCAGCGCTGGCCGGGATGCCAAGAAGGGCAGATAACATCATAAATGTGTCG encodes:
- a CDS encoding enoyl-CoA hydratase/isomerase family protein; protein product: MSDNDQSLWDTSAPIHIAKTGAIGWIYINRPEKYNALKISMWQQIPACVAALDNDHDVRAIIITGLGGKAFSTGADIGDIGAGVGNPDIQEVNRLAIRNGQRALARARKPVIAMIDGLCIGGGCGLAIHCDVRFASERSRFAITPAKLGIVYPLNDTKELVDLVGPARAKMLLFSADQIDAQKAQEIGLIDELIPEEGLRASVLAFAGRISELSAFSIQHMKANIQAILDGQIDDDERTSNLFNDAHDADDGLEGFRAYSEKRKPDFKWNG
- a CDS encoding amidase — encoded protein: MSDVSNKPLAEQSLISLSKALTESQITSVQITEACLESVEQQNTSLNAITSVQTEAALKAAQDSDTRRAGGQALGPLDGIPFGFKANILVEGYADHAGIRGRKSSVAPNDSHAISKLKAAGLIPFAQTNMDEGALGITGRNDYFGDTINPLNSQFSPGGSSSGTAAALAANMMPAALGSDSLGSIRIPASLCGIVGLKPSRNLVRTLGTIPLSWTFDHVGPMTRSVDDTFMMLSALLGIPASADKLPNDIKGMKIGVPYDFIPNCPALSDEVFHNFETAVQKLKDLGALIQPMNFRNYDIDIARKAAFEICEIEMAEFHGAMYHETPDAFSERFKGMIEWGMKAGDNIKLKAMTAIARMGDSVDEAMMPLDAIITPTTPVSTFGASEQAPKGMYDYTAPANFAGMPAISIPFGLSSENAMPFGLQIMGNILSERKIITIARMLEGLNPTRSI